The nucleotide sequence CACCGGCAACGAACTGCTGGCGGCGGGCAAGGCCAATCAGACGCGTATCGCTGGCGCACCGGTGCAGGGGCCGCTGTTCGATTTCGTCCCGGTGATCAACCAGTACCTGCAGACGCACCTGTTCGGCGACATTTTCGAGCGCGACAACCTGGACTGGCAGAGCCGCGAGCTGGCGACCGTCGCCGCACTCGCGGTCACCCCTGGCGTGGAATCACAACTGCGTTCGCACATGGCCGCCAGCCTGCGGGTCGGCTTGACCCCTGCGCAGTTGCGCCAGTTGATCCAGTTGCTGGCCGGGCAGGGCGATGAGGCTGCTGCCAAACGCGCGGGTGAGGCGCTGGACACGGTGCAGGCCAATCAACCGTCATAACGCAGGGTTTCGCGCAACAGGTTGAAGGCCGGAGAACTCTGGCGCCGGCTCGGATAATAGAGGTGGTAGCCAGAGAACGGTTCGCACCAGTCCTCGAGCACGCGGATCAACCGGCCCTGTGCCACGTGTTCCTGCACCAGGTCCTCGGGCATGTAGGCCAGGCCCAGGCCCTGCAGCGCTGCTTCCAGGCGCATGGCGATGTTGTTGAACACCAGTTGGCCTTCGACCCGCACATTCAACTCTTGCCCGTTTTTCTCGAACTCCCAGACGTAGAGCCCGCCGTGGGTCGGCATGCGCAGGGTGATGCAGTTGTGGGCCGTCAGGTCGTTGGGGATGACGGGCTGCGGATAGCGGGAGAAATAGTCGGGTGAACCGACCACCGCCATGCGCATGTCGGGGCCGATGCGCATGGCAATCATGTCCTTGGCCACCTGCGGACCCAGGCGTACGCCGGCGTCGAAGCCCTGGGCGACGATATCGGTGAAGCCGTAGTCGACGATGATTTCGATGTTCAGGTCGGGATGCTCGGGCAGCAGTTTCGCGAGCACGGGGTGCAACACTTTGATTGCCGAATGCTCGCCTGCGGTGATGCGCAACTTGCCGGCCGGTCTGTCGCGGAACTCGCTGAGCAGGGCCAGTTCGGTGTCGATCTCTTCAAAGCGCGGGGCGATCACTTTGAGCAGATGCTCGCCGGCTTCGGTGGGCGACACGCTGCGGGTGGTGCGCGCGAGCAGGCGCACGCCCAGCCGATCTTCCAGTTGGCGCATGGCCCGGCTCAACGCCGGTT is from Pseudomonas sp. MYb118 and encodes:
- a CDS encoding LysR family transcriptional regulator codes for the protein MTSESYDQLAIFSAVAQERSFTRAAARLGMSQPALSRAMRQLEDRLGVRLLARTTRSVSPTEAGEHLLKVIAPRFEEIDTELALLSEFRDRPAGKLRITAGEHSAIKVLHPVLAKLLPEHPDLNIEIIVDYGFTDIVAQGFDAGVRLGPQVAKDMIAMRIGPDMRMAVVGSPDYFSRYPQPVIPNDLTAHNCITLRMPTHGGLYVWEFEKNGQELNVRVEGQLVFNNIAMRLEAALQGLGLAYMPEDLVQEHVAQGRLIRVLEDWCEPFSGYHLYYPSRRQSSPAFNLLRETLRYDG